The Roseibaca calidilacus genome has a window encoding:
- a CDS encoding MFS transporter translates to MSALSRGWAGVVAALGVTAILGYGAIFYAFPILVPFVAADFGVTPATLFGIFSAGLFLGGVLSSRFGGWLDRFGAPRVMTLASACVAALFIGMAVAPNIWVYGALVITLEAISFLVLYDAAFAALALRVPRGTRQAITRLTLIGGFASTLFWPLTGWMVDSIGWRGCYMVFAALHLLVALPLHGWIATLGSKAALAPHPETPPAPEWPPVPPAQTTRAFWFLGVSFALTGITIAAFGVHLVPVLLERGLGQNAYLVGMAMGPTQVLVRVVDATLWRGFHPLSVAMISGSAVVLAVLALLLPGDLGLALAFAVLFGAGQGLASIVRGAVPLALFGPVGLGRRLGQLAGLRNVSAAAAPVLFAVAQQTIGLPATLWLTLAIALAGLALLVPLRKLAPAR, encoded by the coding sequence ATGAGCGCGCTTTCAAGAGGATGGGCCGGCGTTGTCGCGGCATTAGGGGTGACAGCCATCTTGGGCTATGGCGCGATATTCTACGCGTTTCCCATTCTTGTGCCCTTCGTCGCGGCAGATTTCGGCGTGACCCCGGCAACCTTGTTCGGCATCTTTTCCGCAGGCTTGTTTCTGGGCGGGGTGCTGTCCAGCCGGTTCGGCGGATGGCTGGACCGCTTTGGCGCGCCCCGCGTTATGACCTTGGCCAGCGCATGTGTAGCAGCGCTGTTCATTGGCATGGCGGTTGCACCGAATATCTGGGTTTACGGCGCGCTTGTCATCACGCTCGAAGCTATCAGCTTTTTGGTGCTTTATGATGCGGCCTTCGCGGCGCTGGCGTTGCGCGTGCCACGCGGCACGCGGCAGGCCATCACGCGGCTGACATTGATCGGCGGCTTTGCCTCGACCCTGTTTTGGCCGCTGACCGGCTGGATGGTGGACAGCATCGGCTGGCGCGGCTGCTATATGGTCTTTGCGGCCCTACACTTGCTGGTCGCCCTGCCCCTGCACGGCTGGATCGCCACTTTGGGCAGCAAAGCCGCCCTAGCCCCACACCCCGAAACGCCCCCTGCGCCCGAATGGCCCCCAGTGCCGCCTGCCCAAACGACCCGCGCCTTCTGGTTTCTGGGCGTCAGTTTCGCGCTGACCGGCATAACCATCGCAGCCTTTGGCGTGCATCTGGTGCCGGTGCTGCTGGAACGCGGCTTGGGGCAAAACGCTTATCTGGTGGGCATGGCAATGGGACCGACACAGGTTCTGGTGCGGGTGGTCGATGCCACGCTCTGGCGCGGGTTCCACCCGCTCAGCGTGGCAATGATTTCTGGTAGCGCGGTGGTGCTGGCGGTGCTGGCACTGCTGTTGCCCGGCGATCTTGGGCTGGCGCTGGCCTTTGCCGTGCTGTTTGGCGCAGGGCAAGGGCTGGCCAGCATCGTGCGCGGCGCGGTGCCGCTGGCGTTGTTCGGACCTGTCGGGCTGGGCAGGCGGTTGGGCCAATTGGCAGGGCTGCGCAATGTCAGCGCCGCCGCAGCGCCAGTGCTGTTCGCGGTGGCGCAACAGACAATCGGGCTGCCCGCCACCCTGTGGCTGACACTGGCGATTGCCCTTGCCGGGCTGGCACTGCTGGTGCCGCTGCGCAAACTGGCGCCAGCGCGCTGA
- a CDS encoding sigma-54-dependent transcriptional regulator produces the protein MSRAMHVAIVDDEQDMRQSISQWLALSGFKTETYADGAEAIAAIDSDFPGVVITDIRMPGLDGMALLKRINALDSTIPVILITGHGDVPMAVEAMRLGAFDFLEKPFNPEKMMALAERAAKVRAQAMEARALRSELADGATMMKRLVGDSPLMQRLREDILDIGQADGHVLIDGETGTGKTLVAHALHAVGSRSARKLVSLNCAGLEDADLIARLFGPAAPDSAERPLADVVRGGTLVLEDIEALSEPVQARLLAFVDAQGTPPETRIIAVCNAHKQNQTLEDALRPDLFFRLGAHKIVLPPLRTRGQDIIALFNEYLGQFAEEYGCAVPELSMPDAAQLLQAPWPGNVRQLVTIAERCVLQSRREDGALMSLVMADNEAVGEAMTTEGKPLKEHVEAFERILIDNTMRRHKGSIAAVMEELRLPRRTLNEKMAKYGLVRSDYT, from the coding sequence ATGAGTCGCGCCATGCATGTCGCCATTGTCGATGATGAACAGGATATGCGCCAATCCATCAGCCAATGGCTGGCCTTGTCCGGTTTCAAGACCGAAACCTATGCCGATGGGGCCGAAGCGATCGCAGCGATCGACAGTGATTTTCCCGGCGTCGTCATTACCGATATCCGGATGCCGGGACTGGATGGGATGGCGCTTCTGAAGCGGATCAACGCGCTTGACAGCACGATTCCGGTCATCCTGATAACCGGTCATGGCGATGTGCCCATGGCGGTCGAGGCCATGCGCCTTGGCGCATTCGATTTTCTGGAAAAGCCGTTCAACCCGGAAAAGATGATGGCGCTGGCCGAACGCGCGGCAAAAGTCCGCGCGCAGGCGATGGAAGCGCGGGCCTTGCGGTCAGAACTGGCCGATGGCGCGACAATGATGAAACGTCTTGTCGGGGATTCGCCACTTATGCAGCGGCTGCGCGAGGATATCCTCGATATCGGGCAGGCGGATGGGCATGTTCTGATTGACGGCGAAACCGGCACCGGCAAGACTCTGGTCGCTCATGCGTTGCACGCAGTTGGCAGCCGGTCGGCGCGCAAACTGGTTTCATTGAACTGCGCGGGGCTGGAGGACGCGGATCTGATCGCCCGCCTGTTTGGCCCCGCCGCGCCCGACAGCGCCGAACGTCCGCTTGCCGATGTGGTGCGCGGCGGCACGCTGGTGCTGGAAGATATCGAGGCACTGTCGGAACCGGTTCAGGCTCGCCTGCTGGCTTTTGTCGATGCGCAAGGCACCCCGCCCGAAACCCGCATCATTGCCGTGTGCAACGCTCACAAGCAGAACCAGACGCTAGAGGACGCCTTGCGCCCGGATCTGTTCTTCCGCCTTGGCGCGCATAAGATCGTGCTGCCGCCGCTGCGCACGCGGGGGCAGGATATTATCGCGCTGTTCAACGAATATCTGGGCCAGTTCGCAGAGGAATACGGCTGCGCGGTGCCAGAGCTGTCCATGCCCGATGCCGCCCAACTGTTGCAAGCGCCATGGCCCGGCAATGTGCGCCAGCTTGTCACCATTGCCGAGCGCTGCGTGCTGCAAAGCCGCCGCGAGGATGGCGCGCTCATGTCATTGGTCATGGCCGATAACGAAGCTGTCGGCGAGGCGATGACCACCGAGGGCAAGCCGCTGAAAGAGCATGTCGAAGCGTTCGAGCGCATTCTGATCGACAATACGATGCGGCGGCACAAAGGGTCTATCGCGGCAGTCATGGAAGAATTGCGCCTGCCGCGCCGCACCTTGAACGAGAAGATGGCGAAATACGGGTTGGTGCGGTCCGATTATACCTGA
- a CDS encoding DUF1489 family protein, which yields MAQLHLVKICVGAETVDDLLDWQRNPRAKGPDGLPRHVTRMWPKRAEELLAGGSLYWVFKGSILARQCILRLDEAMGADGIARCAIVLDPHVVRTHAATRRPFQGWRYLKAEDAPPDLPKARAGDDSLPPDLDAMLAEIGLR from the coding sequence ATGGCACAGTTGCACCTTGTGAAGATTTGCGTCGGCGCGGAAACGGTCGATGACCTGTTGGACTGGCAGCGCAACCCGCGCGCCAAAGGGCCAGATGGATTGCCGCGCCACGTGACCCGTATGTGGCCCAAACGCGCCGAGGAATTGCTGGCGGGCGGGTCGCTCTATTGGGTGTTCAAAGGGTCCATTCTGGCGCGGCAGTGCATTTTGCGTCTGGACGAAGCGATGGGGGCAGACGGGATTGCCCGCTGCGCTATCGTGCTTGACCCCCATGTCGTGCGCACCCATGCCGCGACGCGCCGACCGTTCCAAGGCTGGCGCTACCTGAAAGCCGAAGACGCACCCCCAGACCTGCCCAAAGCCCGCGCGGGCGATGACAGCTTGCCGCCAGACCTTGATGCGATGCTGGCCGAAATCGGGCTGCGCTAG
- the purC gene encoding phosphoribosylaminoimidazolesuccinocarboxamide synthase, whose translation MARRTKVYEGKAKILYEGPEPGTLVQYFKDDATAFNAEKRDVIDGKGVLNNMLSEFVMSGLNQIGVPTHFIKRINMREQLIRAVEIIPLEVVVRNIAAGSMSKRLGIEEGTRLPRPIIEFYYKDDKLGDPLVSEDQILAFNWASHQDLDDMVALAVRVNDFLSGIMLAVGITLVDFKIEIGRQFEGDMQRLVIADEISPDSCRLWDIKTGQKLDKDVFRRDLGNLTDAYSEVARRLGVMPRNATPMTKPKLMN comes from the coding sequence ATGGCGCGCCGCACGAAAGTTTATGAGGGCAAGGCCAAGATTCTCTATGAGGGCCCCGAACCGGGCACGCTGGTGCAATATTTCAAAGATGATGCCACCGCCTTCAACGCGGAAAAGCGCGACGTGATCGATGGCAAGGGCGTGTTGAACAACATGCTGTCGGAATTTGTCATGTCCGGGCTGAACCAGATCGGGGTGCCCACGCATTTCATCAAGCGCATCAACATGCGCGAGCAGTTGATCCGCGCGGTCGAGATTATTCCGCTGGAAGTGGTCGTGCGCAACATTGCCGCGGGGTCCATGTCCAAGCGTCTGGGCATAGAAGAAGGCACACGCTTGCCGCGCCCGATCATCGAGTTTTATTACAAGGACGACAAGCTGGGCGACCCGCTGGTCAGCGAAGATCAAATCCTTGCGTTCAACTGGGCCAGCCATCAGGACTTGGATGACATGGTGGCCTTGGCTGTGCGGGTCAATGATTTCCTGTCGGGGATCATGCTGGCGGTCGGCATCACGCTGGTCGATTTCAAGATCGAAATTGGCCGCCAGTTCGAAGGCGATATGCAACGGCTGGTCATTGCCGATGAAATCAGCCCCGATTCGTGCCGCCTGTGGGATATCAAGACCGGACAGAAGCTGGACAAGGACGTGTTCCGCCGCGACCTTGGCAACCTGACCGACGCTTATTCCGAAGTCGCGCGGCGGTTGGGCGTGATGCCCCGCAACGCGACCCCCATGACCAAACCCAAGTTGATGAATTAA
- the purQ gene encoding phosphoribosylformylglycinamidine synthase subunit PurQ — translation MKAAVITFPGSNCDRDLAVAFEQSGAEVVRVWHKDTSLPDGVDVVGLPGGFSYGDYLRCGAIAARSPIGTAIAAHAQAGGYVLGVCNGFQVLLEMGLLPGALLRNAGLKFVCKPVALNVASTDSAFTVGYAQGAQITVPVAHHDGNFTADADTVARLQGEGRVAFTYAQNPNGSDGDIAGILSENRRVLGMMPHPERAMEAAHGSADGRALFAGLIGAFVPG, via the coding sequence ATGAAAGCCGCCGTCATCACCTTTCCGGGGTCGAATTGCGACCGCGATCTGGCCGTTGCCTTTGAGCAGTCGGGCGCAGAGGTCGTGCGCGTTTGGCACAAGGACACGTCCCTGCCCGACGGCGTGGACGTGGTTGGCTTGCCCGGTGGGTTTTCCTATGGCGACTACCTGCGCTGCGGCGCGATTGCCGCGCGCTCGCCCATAGGCACGGCCATTGCGGCACATGCGCAGGCCGGGGGCTATGTGCTGGGCGTGTGCAACGGGTTTCAGGTGCTGCTGGAAATGGGCCTTCTGCCGGGCGCGCTGTTGCGCAATGCCGGGCTGAAATTCGTCTGCAAGCCTGTTGCGCTGAACGTGGCCAGCACGGATAGCGCCTTTACCGTGGGTTACGCACAAGGCGCGCAGATTACCGTGCCTGTCGCGCATCATGACGGCAATTTCACCGCCGATGCCGACACCGTCGCCCGCTTGCAGGGCGAGGGGCGCGTGGCCTTTACCTATGCGCAGAACCCCAACGGGTCGGATGGGGATATTGCCGGTATCCTGTCGGAAAACCGCCGTGTGCTGGGAATGATGCCGCATCCCGAACGCGCGATGGAAGCCGCTCATGGCAGCGCTGATGGCCGTGCGTTATTCGCCGGGTTGATCGGCGCTTTCGTGCCCGGCTGA
- a CDS encoding ribonuclease E/G yields MPQKMLIDATHAEETRVVVVDGNKVEEFDFETASRRQLAGNIYLAKVTRVEPSLQAAFVDYGGNRHGFLAFNEIHPDYYQIPAADRAALLEEERALAADADEDDAPKAEKPARKPRRSSNRRKSAKAEAVEADDQVQTGDIAGMDIVEPLGDGDERSHESAAPAEGDADAEGAQPQAAERAAQPGDADMPADAAEAPATTEPLDDADGADAEHASDEEAYVAAEHASDLDDRIESISDGDPIEEARPRRKPRMRRYKIQEVIKVRQIMLVQVVKEERGNKGAALTTYLSLAGRYCVLMPNTARGGGISRKITNAADRQKLKAIAAEITVPEGAGLIIRTAGANRTRAEIKRDYEYLLRLWEQIRDLTLKSIAPTPIYEEGNLIKRSIRDLYNKDIDEVLVEGEAGYRVAKDFMKMIMPSHAKNVKLYDEGLPLFARYQVETTLTAMFNPTVQLPSGGYIVIGITEALVAIDINSGRATREGSIEDTAVKTNLEAAAEIARQLRLRDLAGLIVIDFIDMEERKNNAAVEKMLKDKLKTDRARIQVGRISGFGLLEMSRQRLRPGMLEATTQPCAHCHGTGLIRSDDSMALTVLRQIEEEGTRGKSREVLVRAPAAVVNFLFNYKREHLAQIEARFGMAVRLEADPALVSPDFVIEKFKTATRVPTPQAAVVSMDSKLMPELEEEPEDTDVVAEETNADTEEQPRKKRRRRRRRRGGKDGETGAEDATPDSESESGPESLTDSEVAPEADDITPEAVEAPAPEAPPAEKPKRKRASRAKKPVAEPVTEGESAELPSDEATEAAAPKKPARRSRSRRKPAAEVEAPVSEDAVADSAVPEAAPSATVTDAPAAEPAAEPAFVETASAAPEELSVPTAAEVTTEAAETEVPVTDVAEPASDPAGDEDAATPAAETAPVAEKPRRRGWWSR; encoded by the coding sequence ATGCCACAGAAAATGCTTATCGATGCCACGCATGCGGAAGAAACCCGCGTCGTCGTGGTGGACGGCAACAAGGTCGAGGAATTCGATTTTGAAACCGCCAGCCGCCGTCAGCTTGCCGGCAATATCTACCTAGCCAAGGTTACTCGGGTCGAACCATCGCTTCAGGCGGCGTTTGTTGATTATGGCGGCAACCGCCATGGCTTTTTGGCCTTCAACGAAATCCACCCCGACTATTACCAGATCCCCGCTGCCGATCGCGCAGCGCTTCTGGAAGAGGAACGGGCGCTGGCCGCCGATGCAGATGAGGATGACGCGCCCAAGGCCGAAAAACCGGCCCGCAAGCCGCGCCGCTCCAGCAATCGCCGCAAATCGGCCAAGGCCGAAGCGGTCGAGGCGGACGATCAGGTGCAGACCGGCGACATCGCCGGCATGGATATTGTCGAGCCCTTGGGCGATGGCGACGAACGTAGCCATGAGAGCGCGGCCCCAGCCGAGGGCGACGCGGATGCAGAAGGCGCGCAGCCGCAGGCCGCAGAGCGCGCGGCACAGCCCGGCGACGCCGACATGCCAGCCGATGCCGCAGAGGCCCCTGCAACCACCGAGCCTTTGGATGATGCCGATGGCGCCGACGCAGAACATGCGTCGGACGAAGAGGCCTATGTCGCAGCAGAGCATGCCAGCGATCTTGACGACCGGATCGAGTCTATCTCGGATGGTGACCCGATCGAAGAAGCGCGCCCGCGCCGCAAGCCGCGGATGCGCCGCTACAAGATTCAGGAAGTCATCAAGGTGCGCCAGATCATGCTGGTGCAGGTCGTCAAGGAAGAGCGCGGCAACAAAGGCGCTGCGCTGACCACCTACCTGTCGCTGGCGGGCCGCTACTGCGTGTTGATGCCCAACACGGCGCGCGGCGGCGGGATCAGCCGCAAAATTACCAATGCCGCAGACCGTCAGAAACTGAAGGCCATCGCGGCCGAAATCACCGTGCCCGAAGGTGCGGGGCTGATCATCCGCACTGCGGGCGCGAACCGCACCCGGGCAGAGATCAAGCGCGACTATGAATACCTGCTGCGTCTTTGGGAACAGATCCGCGACCTCACGCTGAAATCCATCGCGCCGACCCCGATCTACGAGGAAGGCAACCTGATCAAGCGGTCGATCCGTGACTTGTACAACAAGGATATCGACGAGGTTCTGGTCGAAGGCGAGGCCGGCTATCGCGTGGCCAAGGACTTCATGAAAATGATCATGCCGTCCCACGCCAAGAACGTGAAACTGTATGACGAGGGCCTGCCGCTTTTCGCGCGCTACCAAGTTGAAACGACGCTGACCGCCATGTTCAACCCGACGGTGCAGCTGCCGTCAGGCGGCTATATTGTGATCGGGATCACCGAGGCGCTGGTTGCCATCGACATCAACTCTGGGCGGGCGACGCGCGAAGGGTCGATTGAGGATACGGCGGTCAAGACCAACCTGGAAGCGGCGGCAGAAATCGCGCGGCAATTGCGCCTGCGCGACTTGGCCGGGTTGATTGTCATCGACTTCATCGACATGGAAGAGCGCAAGAACAACGCCGCTGTCGAGAAGATGCTGAAAGACAAGCTGAAAACCGACCGCGCGCGGATTCAGGTCGGGCGCATCTCTGGCTTCGGTTTGCTGGAAATGAGCCGCCAGCGCCTGCGCCCCGGCATGTTGGAAGCGACCACACAGCCTTGCGCGCATTGCCATGGCACTGGGCTGATCCGGTCCGATGACAGCATGGCGCTAACCGTGCTGCGTCAGATTGAAGAAGAGGGCACGCGCGGCAAATCCCGCGAAGTGTTGGTGCGTGCGCCCGCAGCTGTGGTGAACTTCCTGTTCAACTACAAGCGCGAACACCTTGCGCAGATCGAGGCGCGGTTCGGGATGGCGGTACGTCTGGAAGCGGACCCGGCGCTGGTCAGCCCTGATTTCGTGATCGAGAAATTCAAGACCGCCACCCGTGTGCCCACCCCGCAGGCGGCGGTCGTGTCCATGGACAGCAAGCTCATGCCCGAGCTGGAAGAAGAGCCCGAAGATACCGATGTGGTGGCGGAAGAGACCAACGCTGACACCGAAGAGCAGCCGCGCAAGAAGCGCCGGCGTCGGCGGCGTCGGCGCGGTGGCAAGGATGGCGAAACTGGAGCCGAGGACGCAACGCCGGATTCCGAATCGGAATCCGGTCCGGAATCCCTTACGGATTCCGAGGTTGCGCCAGAGGCAGATGACATCACGCCGGAAGCCGTTGAGGCTCCCGCGCCCGAAGCGCCCCCGGCCGAAAAGCCCAAGCGCAAGCGTGCCTCGCGTGCAAAGAAGCCCGTGGCGGAGCCCGTGACCGAGGGCGAGAGCGCAGAGCTTCCGTCGGATGAAGCGACCGAGGCTGCTGCGCCAAAGAAGCCTGCGCGCCGTAGCCGCAGTCGCCGTAAACCGGCGGCAGAGGTGGAAGCGCCTGTGTCAGAGGATGCAGTGGCCGACAGCGCTGTGCCCGAAGCGGCCCCGTCAGCCACGGTCACGGACGCCCCTGCGGCAGAACCGGCGGCAGAGCCTGCCTTTGTGGAGACAGCGTCTGCGGCACCCGAGGAACTGTCGGTGCCAACGGCGGCAGAGGTCACGACTGAGGCCGCAGAAACCGAGGTGCCCGTGACCGATGTAGCTGAACCCGCGTCAGACCCCGCAGGGGATGAGGACGCAGCCACCCCGGCCGCAGAAACCGCCCCGGTCGCAGAGAAGCCGCGCCGCCGTGGCTGGTGGTCCCGCTGA
- a CDS encoding cytochrome c biogenesis CcdA family protein: MFGIDLFDAALLPALMIAFAGGILSFLSPCVLPIVPPYLAYMGGVSMQEMTSGTQRRRTIVPALFFVMGLSTVFLILGFTASTMGNLFLRNAELFGQIAGAVVIVFGLHFLGVFRIPFLMREARIDAGDKGGSAFGAYVLGLAFAFGWTPCIGPVLGAILSMAATEADSARGTLMLGIYALGLGLPFLLAAVFVQRSMTLMNRIKRHMGLIEKVMGGLLLLVGLAMVTGAFTRFSWWLLETFPTLSQIG; encoded by the coding sequence ATGTTCGGCATAGACCTATTTGATGCGGCGCTTTTACCCGCGCTGATGATCGCCTTCGCGGGCGGTATCCTGTCTTTCTTGTCGCCCTGCGTCTTGCCCATCGTGCCGCCCTACTTGGCCTATATGGGCGGTGTGTCGATGCAGGAAATGACATCGGGCACGCAGCGGCGGCGCACCATCGTGCCGGCGCTGTTCTTCGTGATGGGGCTGTCGACTGTGTTCCTGATCCTTGGGTTCACGGCCTCTACCATGGGCAACCTGTTCTTGCGCAATGCCGAATTGTTCGGCCAAATCGCGGGGGCGGTGGTCATTGTGTTCGGCCTGCACTTCCTGGGCGTGTTCCGCATTCCGTTCCTGATGCGCGAGGCGCGGATCGACGCGGGCGACAAGGGCGGCTCGGCCTTTGGGGCCTATGTGCTGGGGCTGGCTTTTGCCTTTGGTTGGACGCCGTGCATTGGCCCGGTTCTGGGCGCGATCCTGTCCATGGCCGCAACCGAAGCCGATTCGGCACGCGGCACGTTGATGCTGGGCATCTATGCGCTGGGGCTGGGACTGCCCTTTCTGCTGGCCGCGGTTTTCGTGCAACGCTCCATGACCCTTATGAACCGGATCAAGCGCCATATGGGGCTGATCGAAAAAGTCATGGGCGGGCTGTTGCTGCTGGTCGGGCTGGCCATGGTTACAGGAGCCTTCACCCGGTTCAGCTGGTGGCTGCTGGAAACATTCCCGACCTTGTCGCAGATCGGCTAG
- a CDS encoding sensor histidine kinase produces the protein MAVIALLLVAAGSTWFLNGWLSTSFTEATRNRAELRLVLYSGNIQSELQRNSVVPLLLARDPVITDALRDANFATISQRLIDLQDEIGAASIELLDHNGRTVGATDRNILGTMRSSDAAFVEARRTPETIFQTRELDSGAFSFTFSRGVRDGRDVLGVVVVSADLSKFERSWAGFADAVALLESSGRIVLATEPRWRGRSLEEALAIRDAPSAIARAFRATTDWTQPSPDAFVRGEAVLRSEVRVPFRGWRLVSFTRYDSVRQQVNAALALVMTGFALLLALTFYILSRRAYTQSALFQRESEELRALNARLQREVAARVRMQKDLAVAEQTLAQSSKLASLGEMSASVSHELNQPLAAMKTYLAGARLLLKRKRTEEALASFQRIDDLIDRMGAIARTLKSFARKGGEAFAPIDLRTCVADALTMTEPLLRDSRVLLVRTVPPAPVMILGDSVRVEQVILNLVRNAVDATRNMNAPQIDIILSKGDTAKLTVRDNGEGIADIDSLFEPFYTTKPAGQGVGLGLAISSGIVKDHGGRLTAMNPGEGGAVFEVEFPLHVAPQTGGT, from the coding sequence ATGGCGGTGATCGCGCTGCTGTTGGTGGCGGCGGGCAGCACTTGGTTTCTGAATGGCTGGCTGTCCACCAGCTTTACCGAAGCCACCCGCAACCGCGCGGAGTTGCGGCTGGTTCTATATTCCGGGAATATCCAGTCGGAATTGCAGCGCAATTCGGTCGTGCCGCTATTGCTGGCGCGCGACCCGGTAATCACAGATGCCTTGCGCGATGCCAATTTCGCCACCATCTCGCAGCGGTTGATCGACCTGCAAGACGAAATCGGCGCGGCCTCTATCGAACTTCTGGACCATAACGGGCGCACCGTGGGGGCCACCGACCGCAATATTCTGGGCACGATGCGATCATCCGATGCGGCCTTTGTCGAGGCGCGGCGCACCCCCGAGACCATCTTCCAGACCCGCGAACTGGATAGCGGCGCCTTCAGCTTCACCTTCTCTCGGGGGGTGCGGGACGGGCGCGATGTATTGGGCGTGGTCGTGGTGTCGGCGGATTTGTCGAAATTCGAACGGAGCTGGGCCGGGTTTGCCGATGCGGTGGCGCTGCTGGAATCCTCTGGCCGGATCGTGCTGGCGACAGAGCCGCGCTGGCGCGGGCGGTCGCTGGAAGAAGCATTGGCGATCCGCGATGCGCCCTCGGCCATTGCCCGCGCCTTTCGTGCTACGACCGACTGGACCCAACCATCACCCGATGCCTTCGTGCGCGGCGAGGCGGTGCTGCGATCCGAAGTGCGGGTGCCGTTCCGGGGCTGGCGGCTGGTCAGTTTCACCCGGTACGATTCGGTGCGCCAGCAGGTCAATGCGGCGCTGGCGCTGGTTATGACCGGTTTCGCGCTGCTTCTGGCGCTGACCTTCTATATCCTCAGCCGCCGCGCTTACACGCAATCTGCCCTGTTCCAGCGCGAATCCGAAGAGTTGCGCGCGCTCAATGCCCGTCTGCAACGCGAGGTCGCGGCGCGTGTGCGGATGCAAAAAGATCTGGCCGTGGCCGAACAGACGCTGGCGCAATCTTCCAAGCTGGCCAGCCTTGGTGAGATGTCGGCCTCTGTCAGCCATGAATTGAACCAGCCACTGGCCGCGATGAAAACCTATCTGGCCGGGGCGCGGCTGCTTCTGAAACGCAAGCGCACCGAAGAGGCGCTGGCGTCCTTCCAGCGTATTGATGACCTGATCGACCGTATGGGTGCGATTGCCCGAACGCTGAAATCCTTTGCCCGCAAGGGTGGAGAGGCCTTTGCCCCCATCGACCTGCGCACCTGCGTGGCAGATGCCTTGACCATGACAGAACCCCTGCTGCGCGACAGCCGGGTGTTGTTGGTGCGCACCGTGCCGCCCGCCCCGGTTATGATTCTGGGCGACAGCGTGCGCGTGGAACAGGTGATCCTGAACCTTGTGCGCAACGCCGTGGACGCCACCCGCAACATGAATGCGCCGCAGATCGACATTATCCTTAGCAAGGGCGACACAGCCAAGCTGACCGTGCGCGACAATGGTGAGGGGATCGCCGATATCGACAGCCTGTTCGAGCCGTTCTACACAACCAAACCGGCGGGGCAGGGGGTTGGGCTTGGGCTGGCAATTTCCTCGGGCATCGTCAAGGATCATGGCGGGCGTCTGACGGCCATGAACCCCGGCGAAGGCGGCGCGGTGTTCGAGGTCGAGTTCCCCCTTCATGTCGCGCCCCAGACGGGCGGGACGTAA
- the purS gene encoding phosphoribosylformylglycinamidine synthase subunit PurS, with the protein MKMRVIVTLKPGVLDPQGEAVRHALGSLGFDGVNQVRQGKMIELDLAETDPTRATEQARAMCERLLANTVIESYALEPLEG; encoded by the coding sequence ATGAAAATGCGTGTCATCGTCACCCTGAAACCCGGTGTTCTGGACCCGCAGGGCGAGGCCGTGCGCCATGCGCTCGGCTCGCTTGGGTTCGACGGCGTCAATCAGGTGCGCCAAGGCAAGATGATTGAACTGGATCTGGCCGAAACAGACCCGACCCGCGCCACGGAGCAGGCCCGCGCCATGTGCGAGCGGCTGCTGGCGAATACCGTCATCGAAAGCTACGCGCTGGAACCGCTGGAAGGGTAA
- a CDS encoding DUF1476 domain-containing protein, with translation MTTFNDRERAFENKYAHDAEMQFKAIARRNKKLGLWAAGLLGKTGDAVEAYAMDVIRADFEEEGHEDVFRKVAADLADKADEATIRDKMAELLAEAKAELAEG, from the coding sequence ATGACCACCTTTAACGACCGCGAACGCGCCTTCGAGAATAAATACGCCCATGATGCGGAAATGCAGTTCAAGGCCATTGCGCGCCGCAACAAGAAACTGGGCCTGTGGGCTGCGGGCTTGCTGGGCAAGACCGGCGATGCGGTCGAAGCCTATGCCATGGACGTGATCCGCGCCGATTTCGAGGAAGAGGGCCACGAGGACGTGTTCCGCAAGGTGGCCGCCGATCTGGCGGACAAAGCGGACGAAGCCACGATCCGCGACAAGATGGCGGAACTGCTGGCAGAGGCAAAGGCGGAACTGGCCGAAGGTTAA